The genomic region ACACTCATGACGGTGTTTAATACTTCGCACTTTAGAAACCATAAAGCCTTTAATTATTTACAAGCAGCAAACTATCTAACATAATTTACAAAGTTGCAGCAGCCTAGTCAAGGAgtactggaaggggaaaaaaaaaaaaacaacggagAGACCGCAATGGAAGACCTTCACTTGGCTCTATCTAGTTAGCACTTTATTCCGTACCCTATTTTCCCCTTATGTACATAATTCTTTGTAACCTCCATTATTCTCCAAGTTTAATAATTACACTGTACTGTACTTCAGAGCTCAGTTCATCTCTAGGGTGGTGTAGTGCCTTTTGCACTTCAGAGATACATATTCAAGTAACACttcaaataaaagtaaacatGTGCAAACCGAAGTTATGAGCCTACATGACCCTCAGGTAGTAGTGTCAAACCGGATGTAGCAGGCGCTCGTTAGCAGACTAATTAGGCAATAGCTACAGAAACCTACTCGGAAGTCTAGCCGGGGCCAAAAATGAGAaccaggaatattttaaaaaaaaaaaaaaaatggaactgaaCTGCAAATATACCCTGTTACCACAGACAAAAATTTAATCTGCTGAAACACAAAGACTTTTAAGGTCATAACTCAAGGTTTAATATTTCAACATGAAAAGAAATCCAAGCCATTCGACTTATTTGGGCTTTTGAAACAAATGCAAATGTCTctgtttaaaaattgcttttaaatgagaaaaacaaatcaatatatattaatatatcacccaaaataaaaaacataacaCACTCTTCATTTTAGAGCATGCTGCTCATTCAGAATAAAGACAGGACAAAGAAAGTAGAATTACATTTCATgatgtaataaaaacattaaaattagtGATCATTAAGTGCACCGTTGTACAGGAGTAGCGTGCTCAGAGTGGAAATGTTCTATACCTACCAGAATCCATCTTtattaaagcaaacaaatcttTAGGACACTACCTGAAACTGAAATCAGTAATAACTGTGCTCCATCCAGCTTGCCGTAAATTTCAGTCAGGCATATTCCAGCCAGTAGCACCTGTATGCCTCTTCATGATTGTATTCCAGAAACCTTTACATTTGcgaacaattttttatttttttgtttaaaaaaaagagactggCTTTTGCAATCCTTGCAATGCTTATCCTAAACAGATACTGCAAGTAAACTCTGTTCTGAGCAGCACaagttggggctttttttcagaaatctgagAGCTGGACTTACGTTGGCAGTAGATACAGTACAACAATTTGATGTACTAAACAGTTCCTCAAAAAAGTCTGAAAGGAAGATTTCCCTAAAGactgtttaaaaaaccaaaccaaacccaaaacacttcACCCAAGATCTGTTCAATCCTTCTACTGAAGTTCGGAGCTTGCCAACTTTAAGAATGAcaggaaaaaggagggaatgaggcagagaggaaacagcACTAAATTATTCCCAATTTGTACCGATGAAAAGCTTCAAGTAAAAGGAAATCCACTTGTTAAAGATCTTGCTACATGCACAGTCCCTCTTCAGTTGAAAGCCACAGTAGTTAGCATTGGGTGTAACAGCAGATTTATTATCCATAAAAAAAAACACTGGCAACGTTCCTTCATTCTTAATAACTTGCATCCACGGTTTCTGTTTAGAAGcttcttaaaaaatgtttatgGTTCTGCGCATTTCATACCAAACTGGAGGAAAATGGTAAACGTGTCTTCTTTCAATGCAATCCCATTCAGCAACCTTCTCCCCAAGAGCTCAGTGTCATTTACGAGTCTGAGTCTTCTTTGGCACTGCAGGTCGCTTGGCTTGCCACAAGTGGTTATGAATAGTAAGAGCATCCACGCTGACAGacatggttttggctggaatcACGTTAAACTGTTTTCTGTCCGAACTGTACTTATAAAGTTTGTCAATCATTTTCTTGGTGATGCTCTTTGGCCCCGTTCCAGTCAGCTTGTAGATTTCTTCAGTGTCAGGATAGTAGCAATAAAGTGCTCTAAACTGGCAGCCAGCATCACGGAACAAAATGATGTAGTGGTTGGCATCACATTTTTCTAGttcctgcattaaaaataaacaagcaaacacatACATCGATTGTTCACAGCGAAAAATCTCGTATTACGCCAACCTTGAAGCTTTCACATAGAGCTAAGTAAGCGTTTAAAGCTTTTTGAAACACTAGATCAGTAACTGGCATTTTCAGTCTTTCTATAAACGTACGGGTTTAACTCTGAATACAGGATCGTGTATTCCCCAAGTCCCTACAGTCAGGGAAATAAAGGAGTCTCACTACAGGTACGTTCACTGCCCTGCATCAGCAGCATTATGAAACGAGCACTACAGATACATTTTATTGTGAGTGCATTAATGattttgaattttaatgtttACCTCTAATATTGAAATCTTATGTGGTTCGTTCACTTTTCCAGCAAGACAGCAATGAGATATAGCATTGTGAATAATGGGTTTGTTTGATTTGCTGCTGGGTTCCTTAAATAATTTtggacctaaggaaaaaaaaaaaaaaaagaagtaaaaattatttgCCCTACATTTATAAACATTAAGATTTTCATTcatcaaagtgaaaaaaaccaacccttaaCTATTTTTCTACAATAACTTACTTTTAGAGATATCAACCAGAACAAAATACACCTGACAACTTCTCAAAAGTAACAACGTGTCACATCAAATATACCACAGCTTTTTACGACCTGCTATTCATAACAAACGCTCGAACTAAAACAAGAGTCACCTGTGTATTCTGCCACTGAAGCAATGGAAGATGCTGTTGAAGCGTTCTCCCaatctctttctgtgtttctgctaGGATTTCTGCTCAGTATTGGTAAGGACTCCATTGATTCAACTctgttggggaaaaagaaataaataaataaaggtacGCCAagattctgggttttttcccctccaacctTAAATTCACCAGTTGTTGGCCCTGAATGGAACAGGATATTGACCCTTCTCCAACTCCAAACCAGCCAGATTTTCCCTGCTAGATTATCAAAGCAAAATTCTATTATTCCtttgtgagaaaacaaaacaaacccacaagttTGTACAGAACACTGGAGTTGGTAGCCTCATGAAACAGAAGACGACTTCACTCATTACTGTTGCGCCTCTATGCCAGCGAACTGAAGCAAACAGTACTGAATCCCAACACTATTTCATAACATAgtagaaaaaaccaaaaatttaAAGTGAGCTTATCTCTACCTCTGAGATGGCGTGCCACCAGAGTGTACACTTTCAGGTTCAGTTGTTGCTGCTGAGGCCAAAGAAAGACTGGAGCCAGACTGAGCACTGCTCAAATTATCAgctacaaaacaaaagagaaaaacgtGAAACACGTTTTGTTAAAGCAGGTTTGCAGACTCAGTGAGAGCAAACAAATCAAAGTTCTTACGTGTGGAAGAACACTTTGTGCCTGAATCACTGTAAGATTCTTCACGATGGACCGACTTTGGCCTgggttttttgggcttggatttgGGCTTTCCAAGCCCTTGCTCCTCTaaaatttgctgctgttttttccttaGATATTCTTGCTTGATAAGTTCTCttcgagccttctcttcttctttccgTATTCGGTCCTCCTCAGCTTTGcgactgaaaagcaaacacagcatTACATTCAACATATAATAATTTTCCCCATGttaaagacaaaaagcagcatTCTTTTCCACATGTTATTACCGAGCTTCGTCTCTTTTCTGTTCAACTTCAGCCTCCAACTGCTGTTTCCGAATCCGAGCCTCCTCCGCTTTGCGCTGCTGTTTCAAAAGGAACGCTGCGCGTTTTTTTGCGAGCTcgtcttctgctttctgttcatcCTGCAAAATTCATAGAGATAGAGAGTttgaatgaataaaagaaaatattttaagctggACATCACCAGATTGCTGAAGATTACAGGaagattttaagaaaacataAGCTATTACTTTTGgaaatctttacatttttagAATTAACAAGTGTAAAGTAGAACTGAACTTTTTGTTGCTCAAGAATTATTTAAGAGACAGTTTTAGTGTTCTCTTAAATCTGTGAGGTCCCTTAAGACCCGTGCGGAGGTCTCACCTTACTCTAACTTGGTTTTTAAGTACGCCCAACTAGCACAAAACCTTCTAGAACTGCAAAGTACAATGCAACTACCTGTGTGGGGTAGGATGGACAGCACAAATAACCCCAGCATAATGATAACTATTTGGAGTTTGAGTCAATATTCCTCATACTATACAAAAGCAGAAGTCAAATTCACTGAGATTGAGATAGCCTAGCTCAACTTTCTTGAAACAGGAATTATTTACAATAATCACTGCTAAGCACCAATGAAGAGAGCGTATGTTCTGGTGGCAGTTCTGAACTTCACTAGAAGTAGACACACTCGCATCTACAGCCATACAACTAAACTTGCCAGTAGAGCTCTTGACTTTTAGGCTGTTACGCTGCTCAAAATCAGAGAAATTTGGGTGCAAGTGCCAAAAAAAGCCAGTTAAGACTCTCAGCTCCCTGACAAGCTTTAAAACCTGTTCAGCAGGCTTTTATTAGATACCTGTGTTCCAttggaattttttctttcagttgatAAAGGTTCACAGAAAGCTGGGATTacaaaacagtaatttcttcccattttattctgtgattcttttgtgCTAAGTCTTTACAACAcgtttgtttgtctgtttctcagatagaaaaaaacacagggaaagagaagaaaatcaaggtTAATCCTGGTTCCTAGTAAAGTTAGCAAGGGCCAGGATTTCATATATTAAGTCAAGAAGTTTTTCTCCACCAGCAATTCTTTTCCAATGCAGTTTATTAAAATCCTAATATTGCAACCAGAACACACTGCTTTCCatcagaagactgaaaaatgaagtggaaaaaagaagttcTAACACTGGGCAAATGCGTACAATAACCAATATACAAAGGTAATATATTTAccttgaagaaaaaacccacaccagaCTTCTGATCACCTTCACTAATTATATCCGTAGAGCTATCCTGGTTTTCAAGTTCTCCTTCCTCTGGAGCTTTTAAGTCAGACAAGTCTACTTCAATGAGATTAGCCTTGCTTCTCAGTGGCTCGTCCACTGggacattttcttttcctgagccATCAGAAGAATTCAACCCCATTTCCTTGAAGCTGTTATTCACCTCTTTGctcatttcagaaataatatttgCATCTTTGGAGGTGGAGAGTACAAGCGACCGTTGATTGCTCTCATCGTGAAGCCTATAGGTATCAAAGAAACACTTTTCTTGAGAACCACTTCCATGATCAGGACTATTTTCCAAGGCGATTTCTGTTGGTGTCTTTGACAAGCTATTGGGTGGAAACGGTCTTAAGTGTGGTAAGGTTTCTAGACTCTGTGTTGGGGTTTTAACACGTGCTGAATTTTGTTGTCTGTCTTTAGGGACTTTCAGATCAGCTGGTCTTCCCGATCGAGGACTCCTTCCTTGACCAAATCGAGGTGGTTTACGAAGACTGTTCATTCCAGTTGGAGATAGGGGCTCAACAAAATGAATTGATGGTTTTACCTTTTGGTCCTGAGAGTTACTTCTGGTTCCTGGTGATGGCACTGTTGGAGATTTCATGAGTAGTTCCTGTTGCTGAGAAATCTTTAATATAGCCTGCTGAAGCGTACTGATTGTTTCATTTAGTTTTTCAATAGAAAGATCACATTCATTTATATCCACTTCCGTAACATTGTCTTCTAGGAGggcaacagaaataattttacttttttccaaatCATGTATAGCAGCAGAGTCTTTTGGTTTATGTTGCTCAGCAAAAGCTAGGCTTTCTTGCATTTTTACTGTTGTTACGTCTTGAGAATCATTAagcatttcttctctctcctcctctttcacAAGAAACTCCTCAGATTTAGAACCCAAAGACACTTCATCCAAATCTTCACCATTGTGCCGAGAATATTCTTTTGCAAAATGTTCTGGTTTAAGTGGTTGCGGAACATCAGGAGATTTCCCTTTTTTAACAACATGCAAGAAAGCAGCCTTGCCCAATTTTAGTCGCTGCCTTGCTGACAAGGCTTCCATCTTCTTCTTCTGAGCCTCTATTGCTCTTCGTTTCTCTTCCAACTGCATATGAAGCTGCACCAATTCAGAAGCTAAAAGATTAACGTTATCTTTATTTTGTCTGTTGGGGCTTTGCTCTCGCTTTTGTTTCCATGTGGTCAGTGGTGCTGGGCAGCTTTCTGATCCATCTGGTGTGGTCTTTTGGGAACTACTTGTGCTGGACTTTGTTTCATAGCTATTAAGTCTCTGAAGCTTTCGTTCTGCGAAATTGGTCATTCGGACACTCCCACTAGTCATTGACACGCTGCTCACTTGAGAAATTGTACTCAAACATGGGCTGGAACGTCCGCTAGCATCATCCTTATCTTCATGTTCTTTTACCTTCATGTCTTCTTGCAATTTTGCAGATTCTTCCTCTCCAATGTATTTAGCAACTATGGGATGGTCATCTATGACTACCAAATCCTGTTCAGCGTCTTCTATGTCTAAGAGATCTGAATCAGAGTCCTGCCTCACCATAGTCCACGTAGTATCTGGAACATGCGAATTGAGACTTTTCACATAACTCACATTGACTTTACTTGCTATGTCATCATCAGATTTAGCAGCATGAAGAAAAAATCCTCCAGTGGATAGCTCCTGAGTGGAAGGATCTAAACTGCTACTAGCCAAAGGTCTGGAAGCTTCTAAACCTGCCTCCGCCAGTGCCATTGAATCTGCAGTACTAGGGTCTGCAACTGGAGTGAAATCAGAACTAGAAATTGGAGTAAAAGTCCTATTGAGGTCATGCTCACCATGACTGCTGGTTGTTTTCTTGCGGATCAAAGGCAAGTGTCCTTCATTTAATCTCTTTGTTATAAAACTCCTTTGTTTCCCCTCCCCACATTCATCCTCTTTATTGAttatctgtttttcctttgctggttTTAGAACGGCAGGCATTAAAGGCTCCAAGTAAAAACTGTCTGGtttgctttctgaagtctcgctaTTTGTTTTTGGGGACCACGCAGTCGCAACTATGCTGGGCACCCTGGCTGACGCATTCTGCAATTCAAGATCACCACGGTTTGGCCTTTCTTCAGATCTGATTATTGCAATAAGctcttcatcttcatcctccATTTCAACATTGTTCAGCAAGCTCTTCCCGTTCGTTTTCATTGACGGAGGATGGGGCTGATTTTTTGGCGTTACATTAACAATGTTTGAAGCAAGACTGTCTTTGCTGATTGATCTAGCCAGACTAATGCTATCACCAGACCCAGGGTCCACATCACTGCTGGCAGAATGATGAAGAGCAAATGGTGTCGGCTGAGACAGAGGCCTGGAAAAGATAAGAACAGGCTGCTGATGCTTAAGCACAAAAGGTTACTATTTGTTGCACTAAGGACCATGACATAGAGAGTTGAAATTTTTGCtccatttgaaaaatgtattctgtatCAAAAGTGAGCAGCAACACTAAATAGCAACTTCAGATACTTAAATTTTTAACAGTGCTTACTGAAAATCCTCATCTCTGAAAATGtaccttaaagaaaataaaattaagtgaCTCTCGGTCCAGTTCTAAGGAAGTGATACCACATTACTACAGTGAAATTGTCCCAGTATCCTTTCATTAAACAGTATTGTAATACTTAAATGCATTTGTTACCTGGGTTTCCTCTCTGGCCATGCAAGAACTGAACCTCGTGGCTGCCCGTCAACACGGGTCAGAGAATTAGAACGATGCCGatgacctaaaatattttttaaattgttaacaGTTTAGAAGTGGTCTTTAAACTGGCacttttactttatttaattGCAAACATAATAAACTCTTTCACCAAGAGATGGCAGCAAAAAATAGATCTGCTGAAATATTAACCTTTTGGCAGACAGACAGGtaaagcctgaaaaaaattacaatgaaaagTGACCACACATATGTATCTGACTTCTGGATTTCCAAACATGAAACCATTCAATTTGCTTTCCCTGTCAGCCCCTCaaccttaacaaaaaaaagtcctcagTGCACGTTGTTAGAGCCCAAGCAGTTGGAATGTTGGGTTGGTACCTTAgctaataaaagaaaagaaattctgaacATCTCTGTGTGAGTATAAAACCTAGGTTTTCAGgagttagaaaaaaatctttaggcAAAATATGTCAAGTGTTAGAGTGAGTTTGACAATCTTAATTCTTAAGACTTTTGCTAGTTTTATGAACATTTGACATgtggctttttcctttcttttcacagaatTGACCCTATTAGCCTTAATTTCTTGATTTCTTGCACTTGAGATTCTGAGAAAGATGTTCatttgtgagagagaaaaaaaataaaatgcagtaacttcctcaaaagatctttaaaatcttttaacACAACAGATGATTTACTCAAACTAAACATATTTACCACTCATCTGACTGCAGTTTATTTCAATTTTAGATCATTCACATATATGACCTTCTGTCTTTATTCATTACTGTATTGACATCGATGGTCACTGCCTGTTGAAATGCAAATTCAAGGTAGACTTACCAGGGCTGTCTTCTCCCTGTAAcgatttttgttgcttttgtctcAAAGGGAGCAGTGGATGGGAAGGGCTAAAGGCAGGGCTTCCTCCTTTGCCACTAATTCAGAAACGTAAAAGTTCATTAGTATTAtgaataagaattattttttttctttaatgacagaAATCATATAGTTGTGAAGTTACGCTGGTAATAGTTACCCCTGTCCTCTTTAAAACACAATAATATATCATTAATATTAAAGAAGTTacttaaagagaagaaaaggttttcaCATGAAACAATTCAAAAGTAAATCTATTACCTGAAATCAATCTGTTTAAGTTTCTACATACAGCAGATTTAAAATGTAGCTTATGTAAATAGCATATTAGAGACAAAGTAAAGGATGAGATAACTTATTGGTTACGGCTAGTGAAGATGAACCGCTTGGGCAGTTTTCACATCTCGcatttgtttcaaaatagaagttagagtaactttttttttatcatgcaTGGTGACATTTACCACACATTTGCCAAACAAAGATCAAACGTAACAGTGCAAAGTGTTTCTCTGAACTTGAGAATAGTTTAGAGACTGACGGCACACAACTCAAATTCACTCCGCTTGTAGCAaaatcagaagcagcagaaattgcTAGGTTATCCAAATGGAAGTATGAATTGAAGAATAATCTAAACAACATGAGAACAGACTTACAGATAGTCGGGCTCCTCAGGGTGCAGGTAGTATCTGCTACACGCTTCAGGGCCTGCTTGAGCCGAGGGCTGCAAGTCTGCTGGACTCGTACTAGCAGGGCTGGCCATGAAACTCCGCTTAGTTGCATTGGAAATAGGAACGGGCGGACGACTGCTCTTCTGCTGCAACACTGTTTTAACTGTGCATATATTTATAACATTAACACAACTTATACTAGccattaaaataactaaaacagAACTGGAAGCTTTCAGATTGCAGTACATTAGAATGAAAACTTTACGACATGACACTAAAACGAAACCTTACGTATCAgtctatttaaaatatgtatcttATGGTGACTTTAATGGAAAGAAAGTTACAAGTAAATAATTAGTGCTTTTAGGGAAAAAATTACCTATTTCATTCAAAAAATTAGAACTCAAGTGGATCTAGGACTAAATTTCCTTCCGTTTTACTGCTTTCAAAGATCTCCAGCAAGCAGAAAGTTTGGGTAGAAACAAAACTCCAAAGGAAACACTGCTGTGCAACAGTTTCATTGTAacgttaattattttttaaataacatgctAAGATTTATCACGAGCTAAAAACTTACCATCTTTTATCTCCTGAATATCTCTTGGTTGTACAAAGTCTGGTTTGACATTCTCAAACCACCAGAAGAGTTCCGCAATGAATACCATGACGTTAGGCtaaaatgggtaaaaaaaagaaaaaacacacctcAATAACAAAACACTTATGATTTAccctcattttatttaaaaatatagccTTCATTCTGTTTCTTACCTTTAAAACCAAAGGAGCATATAACATGTCCTCCAATGTGAGGTAAAAGCATTTGTTTAGATATTCATTTGAGAATTCTCTCAAAAGTTGAATATTATAGAGGCTGTCTGCAATTGATGTTACCTCCTTCAAACAAATATCTAGAAAGGGGAGAAAGATAAGCCAGTTACAACACTATCACGACGTATTAGCCTTCCATCCACAACTAACAGAAAAGCTACAAACAGGAACTTCACAGACTGCTTATACACCATCATTTAATATTTATTGGCTACCAGTGACATTTCTCTACCTGTTAAATACCAGAGggacagaaaaaggaggaagaaaaacacaaataagaGAGTATcaattttgcattcattttataaTCCATATAGGATTTTGCCTatcacagcaacagaaaaggtaAGCAGGCTACAAAGAACACACATAATGacaaaatacaaaagcaattaaaaacacacatcttgatTTGCAAATAATAAAAGGTTACTCCTAGGATTCACAGTGCTGGTTCCTTCTGAAAACATTCAGGAGCTCTGCAAGGTACAACATATCTGAGAATTTAAAAACCAATACAAAATGTTGATTTGTAGAAGTTAAATGCAACAAGGACATTGAattattaagaaaaacattttatggGAAAAAGAACTCATGTTTGCAATGCTGAAGACTGggagaaaaatatcttaaaatctaGATTTTAAATGTCAAATTATGTACTACTACAGAAGAACACGAGAATTATCAGCTAACAGTAGTGGACATGTATTCCTTTTTTATGGCGTATTGAAACCAGGCTCGGTTATTTGAACAAAGAAAGCCATATCATCTAGATCTATaaaagaaaggattattttgTAGTTCATAATATACAGAGCAGATCCTTCTAAATACAgcaagtaaaaaaaccccaaaccagagaGGTTACTTTTTGAATACACTGACGCAGAATCCATATGTGACCTGACTCTACACTACCTATTACatgtgttgcatttttatttgataATGTATTTCTAGTTCAACTTTCaaagactaaatttttttttttttaagaaatctttaTTACATACCATCTAGTTTCATTTGCTCTGGACAATAATAGTGTATCACAGCTAGAAGAGCAGCACCATCGCTACCATCCTTCATCAAATCTTCAAGCAAAGGAAAGTACGGTAATTGCCTGCTTGAAAGATGGTCTCTTCGGTAACGCACctaacaacagaaaacaatgttCATATGAtgctaacaaaaaggaaaaaaaaaaaagaaaaaagaaaaaaaaaggattgtttgTTAAGCACTGAAAACTCTTTACGGTGGATCCTTTATCGCATTCTGCTCTAAGTCAAAAACAATTTACAAGGTTATACTTTCCTCTCAATGGAAGCCAATTCTGAAGACCACGGTGCTTCCCTTTTAATCATTCTCCTCATATCTGGAAGCAATCGTGCTGCTGAATTTCTAGCTTCGTTCACACATTTTAACTTATTACGAGCAATTTAAGTCAAAATCCTTCCACACAGATGCATGAATGCAGCAGATCCAAAGAAAGAGACATGGATAACTACATGAAAACACTGAAagcttggaaaaacaaaacaaaacacagcaaaaaaataattcagatgagCTAGTGATTTCTCATACGTTACCTACATCCACAGACTTGCCATCATGTCCGCAGATAGCAAAGTTCTCTCAGAGAGATTGAGAACATCGTATGTCTGGCAAGCCAGTACACAATATTAAtgtcatgcaaaagaaaaaaacacggCCTTTTCCAAAAGCAGTCAGCAAAAGGAGCAAGTAGGGCCTtttaaatcaatggcaaaactctcCTTGATTTCACGATGGATCAACATCAAACTCTTCTGCAAACCACCCCCGAGCCCTCAGGTAATTTGGAGCAGAGCTGAAGAGCAGCTAAAGCCAGTCAACTAAAGAACAAATCTTGGCATTGCTTCTTGCagtttttttgcaagaaaagttTTAGTGTTGGTATTTACTAAGCACCCACATGCCAGCTAGGCGAGAAAGCTGTACCTAAGCTTGAGTGGCAAAGCGATTGGGCAAGGAAAAGAACAATTCACAGCAGAGCCTAGCAGAAATACCGTTCAGTGCTGGAGAAAGACTCCTTTGACACTTTAGCGCATTACTATCACTTAGCATCTAACAAACTATCTTGACTGATGTGCTGGCCTAACGTGCAGATACACAGTGAATGTATTCAACCATCAGAGGAAAGCTGGGTTTTACCAACAGTATCATACACTTT from Chroicocephalus ridibundus chromosome 15, bChrRid1.1, whole genome shotgun sequence harbors:
- the CAMSAP1 gene encoding calmodulin-regulated spectrin-associated protein 1 isoform X1; its protein translation is MPRAAAQSPRRPLRLRRCRRLPPMVDVDVCVGGDSTRRKMDALTDSAVEIVPLELYDSARAKIAANLQWICAKAYGIDNVPEELKDPFYIDQYEQEHIKPPVIKLLLSSELYCRVCSLILKGDQVASLQGHQSVIQALSRKGIYVMESDDTPVSESDLGCAPIKMSSHMAMIDALMMAYTVEMISIEKVVASVKRFSTFSASKELPYDLEDAMVFWINKVNLKMREITEKEIKLKQQLMESPGHQKSPSKWYWKLVPVRYRRDHLSSRQLPYFPLLEDLMKDGSDGAALLAVIHYYCPEQMKLDDICLKEVTSIADSLYNIQLLREFSNEYLNKCFYLTLEDMLYAPLVLKPNVMVFIAELFWWFENVKPDFVQPRDIQEIKDVKTVLQQKSSRPPVPISNATKRSFMASPASTSPADLQPSAQAGPEACSRYYLHPEEPDYLGKGGSPAFSPSHPLLPLRQKQQKSLQGEDSPGHRHRSNSLTRVDGQPRGSVLAWPERKPRPLSQPTPFALHHSASSDVDPGSGDSISLARSISKDSLASNIVNVTPKNQPHPPSMKTNGKSLLNNVEMEDEDEELIAIIRSEERPNRGDLELQNASARVPSIVATAWSPKTNSETSESKPDSFYLEPLMPAVLKPAKEKQIINKEDECGEGKQRSFITKRLNEGHLPLIRKKTTSSHGEHDLNRTFTPISSSDFTPVADPSTADSMALAEAGLEASRPLASSSLDPSTQELSTGGFFLHAAKSDDDIASKVNVSYVKSLNSHVPDTTWTMVRQDSDSDLLDIEDAEQDLVVIDDHPIVAKYIGEEESAKLQEDMKVKEHEDKDDASGRSSPCLSTISQVSSVSMTSGSVRMTNFAERKLQRLNSYETKSSTSSSQKTTPDGSESCPAPLTTWKQKREQSPNRQNKDNVNLLASELVQLHMQLEEKRRAIEAQKKKMEALSARQRLKLGKAAFLHVVKKGKSPDVPQPLKPEHFAKEYSRHNGEDLDEVSLGSKSEEFLVKEEEREEMLNDSQDVTTVKMQESLAFAEQHKPKDSAAIHDLEKSKIISVALLEDNVTEVDINECDLSIEKLNETISTLQQAILKISQQQELLMKSPTVPSPGTRSNSQDQKVKPSIHFVEPLSPTGMNSLRKPPRFGQGRSPRSGRPADLKVPKDRQQNSARVKTPTQSLETLPHLRPFPPNSLSKTPTEIALENSPDHGSGSQEKCFFDTYRLHDESNQRSLVLSTSKDANIISEMSKEVNNSFKEMGLNSSDGSGKENVPVDEPLRSKANLIEVDLSDLKAPEEGELENQDSSTDIISEGDQKSGVGFFFKDEQKAEDELAKKRAAFLLKQQRKAEEARIRKQQLEAEVEQKRDEARRKAEEDRIRKEEEKARRELIKQEYLRKKQQQILEEQGLGKPKSKPKKPRPKSVHREESYSDSGTKCSSTPDNLSSAQSGSSLSLASAATTEPESVHSGGTPSQRVESMESLPILSRNPSRNTERDWENASTASSIASVAEYTGPKLFKEPSSKSNKPIIHNAISHCCLAGKVNEPHKISILEELEKCDANHYIILFRDAGCQFRALYCYYPDTEEIYKLTGTGPKSITKKMIDKLYKYSSDRKQFNVIPAKTMSVSVDALTIHNHLWQAKRPAVPKKTQTRK
- the CAMSAP1 gene encoding calmodulin-regulated spectrin-associated protein 1 isoform X3; translation: MPRAAAQSPRRPLRLRRCRRLPPMVDVDVCVGGDSTRRKMDALTDSAVEIVPLELYDSARAKIAANLQWICAKAYGIDNVPEELKDPFYIDQYEQEHIKPPVIKLLLSSELYCRVCSLILKGDQVASLQGHQSVIQALSRKGIYVMESDDTPVSESDLGCAPIKMSSHMAMIDALMMAYTVEMISIEKVVASVKRFSTFSASKELPYDLEDAMVFWINKVNLKMREITEKEIKLKQQLMESPGHQKVRYRRDHLSSRQLPYFPLLEDLMKDGSDGAALLAVIHYYCPEQMKLDDICLKEVTSIADSLYNIQLLREFSNEYLNKCFYLTLEDMLYAPLVLKPNVMVFIAELFWWFENVKPDFVQPRDIQEIKDVKTVLQQKSSRPPVPISNATKRSFMASPASTSPADLQPSAQAGPEACSRYYLHPEEPDYLGKGGSPAFSPSHPLLPLRQKQQKSLQGEDSPGHRHRSNSLTRVDGQPRGSVLAWPERKPRPLSQPTPFALHHSASSDVDPGSGDSISLARSISKDSLASNIVNVTPKNQPHPPSMKTNGKSLLNNVEMEDEDEELIAIIRSEERPNRGDLELQNASARVPSIVATAWSPKTNSETSESKPDSFYLEPLMPAVLKPAKEKQIINKEDECGEGKQRSFITKRLNEGHLPLIRKKTTSSHGEHDLNRTFTPISSSDFTPVADPSTADSMALAEAGLEASRPLASSSLDPSTQELSTGGFFLHAAKSDDDIASKVNVSYVKSLNSHVPDTTWTMVRQDSDSDLLDIEDAEQDLVVIDDHPIVAKYIGEEESAKLQEDMKVKEHEDKDDASGRSSPCLSTISQVSSVSMTSGSVRMTNFAERKLQRLNSYETKSSTSSSQKTTPDGSESCPAPLTTWKQKREQSPNRQNKDNVNLLASELVQLHMQLEEKRRAIEAQKKKMEALSARQRLKLGKAAFLHVVKKGKSPDVPQPLKPEHFAKEYSRHNGEDLDEVSLGSKSEEFLVKEEEREEMLNDSQDVTTVKMQESLAFAEQHKPKDSAAIHDLEKSKIISVALLEDNVTEVDINECDLSIEKLNETISTLQQAILKISQQQELLMKSPTVPSPGTRSNSQDQKVKPSIHFVEPLSPTGMNSLRKPPRFGQGRSPRSGRPADLKVPKDRQQNSARVKTPTQSLETLPHLRPFPPNSLSKTPTEIALENSPDHGSGSQEKCFFDTYRLHDESNQRSLVLSTSKDANIISEMSKEVNNSFKEMGLNSSDGSGKENVPVDEPLRSKANLIEVDLSDLKAPEEGELENQDSSTDIISEGDQKSGVGFFFKDEQKAEDELAKKRAAFLLKQQRKAEEARIRKQQLEAEVEQKRDEARRKAEEDRIRKEEEKARRELIKQEYLRKKQQQILEEQGLGKPKSKPKKPRPKSVHREESYSDSGTKCSSTPDNLSSAQSGSSLSLASAATTEPESVHSGGTPSQRVESMESLPILSRNPSRNTERDWENASTASSIASVAEYTGPKLFKEPSSKSNKPIIHNAISHCCLAGKVNEPHKISILEELEKCDANHYIILFRDAGCQFRALYCYYPDTEEIYKLTGTGPKSITKKMIDKLYKYSSDRKQFNVIPAKTMSVSVDALTIHNHLWQAKRPAVPKKTQTRK